The Spiroplasma endosymbiont of Crioceris asparagi genome contains the following window.
CAAAAACGAATTGCCTAAATTATATTTATCCTCAGAAGAAAAAAATATAAAAGATATGATTAAAAAATTTGCCAATGCTGATGTAAGTGTAATATTTATGTTAGAGACAGAATTTAATTCAAACATAAAAATAATTAAAGAAAAAGAAACAAAAAAGAAACAAATTAAAAATAAAGATTATAGTTTTACAAACTTTATAAAAGGAAAATCAAATAGTGCTGCTTATGATGCTTCTAAAACTGTGGTAAAAAACCCCGGACAATGAAACCCTTTATTCATTTATGGAAATAGTGGTTTAGGAAAAACTCACTTATTAAATGCGATTGCTAAAGAGTTTGGTGAAAATGATAATAATTTAAAAATTAAATGTTATCCATCAACAGAGTTTAGGAAAGAAATAATAAGAACACTACAAAACAAAGATAAAAAAATATTTGATGAAATCGAAAAACTTAAAGATTCATTTCTAGAGTATGATGTTTTATTAATAGATGATATTCAATTTTTAGCTAAAAACGAAAAAACAAACGAGATTTTTTTTAATGTATTCAATAAATTTATTGAAGAGGAAAAACAAATTGTATTAACTTCAGATAAATTTCCTGAAAATTTAAGTGGTTTTGATAAAAGATTGATTTCGAGATTCAACTCTGGCTTAAGTGTAAAAGTTGATGAACCAGATGAAGAAACATTATACAATATTGTGAGTTTTAAAGCAGAAAATTCAAATTTAAGACTTTCGGAAGCTTTAAAAAAACATATTGCTGCAGAATACAAGGGTGATGTAAGAAAAATTGAAGGAATTATTAATCGAATTGATTTTTGAAATATACAAAAAAATAATTTGGATAATAATAATGAAATTGATATCGAAGATCTTTTAATAATTTTAGAAGATTATACAATGAAAATTAATGGTGAAATAACACCATTAAAAATTAAAGAAGTTGTTGCAGAGCATTATGGAATTGATGTAAAAGCATTAGAAGGTCAAACTAGAATAAGTAAAATAGCGCATGCCCGTCATGTGGCAATGTTTTTAATACATGATATGTTAAATAAAACAACAACTGAAGTAGGATTATTTTTCAGCAATCGTGATCATACAACTGTTATAAGCGCTAATAAAAAAATTCAAGACAAAATGAAGAACAAAGCTTTTAAGGCAGAAATGAATAAAATAAAACAAAAAATAAAGAAAAGTTAAGGTTTTTGAATACTTATCCACATATACACACTATAATAATAATAAATAAAAAAAGATAATTTAAAGGCGGTTATATGAATTTTTCAATTAATAGAAAAAGTTTTCTTACAAACTTAGAAAAAGTTTCAAAAATTATTGACTATAAAAATTTTATTCCTAGCTTATTAGGTATTGTTATAGAAGTTAAACCAAACACAATTTCTCTAATAACAACAAATGATAATTTATCAATTAAATGTAATTTAGAAGCTGGTAAAAATAATTTAGAAATCAAAGAAGTTGGAAATATTTTAATTAAAGGAAAATACATATTAGATGTTTTGAGAAAAATGGAAGATGATGTCATTTCACTTTCTAATGTTGAAAAAAACTTATTATTTATTTCAGGTAAAAAAAGTGAATTTTTATTAAATCTTTTGGATTATGAAGAATTTCCAATGATTGGATTTAGAAAAAAAGGTGATGGAATAAAAATTGATTCTCAAGAACTTAAAAAAGCAATTAATCAAACCATAATTTCTGTAAATGAATATAATCAAAAAATTGCATTAACAGGTTTAAATTTTCATATTGAAAATAATGATTTTTTTATAACAGGAACTGACAATTATCGTGTTTCAAGAAAAATGCTTCAAGTTGAAAATAATAAAGAAAAATTTGAAGCCAACATGCCATTTAAAAGTGCTCATGAATTAGTTAGAGTACTTTCTGATTCTCAAGAATGCAAAATTATTTTTTCAGAGAGTTTATTAAGTTTTGTTACAGAAGAGACTATTTTTCAAACTACTCTATTGGAAGGTAATTTTCCAAATGTTAAAGTAATATTTCCTTCAAGTTTTAATACAACAATTAAAACTAACACAAAGGCCTTTAATAATGTGATTTATAGAGCTGATATTCCAAATGAGGAAAATGAAATAACAGTTATTAATATTCAAATTCAAGGTAAT
Protein-coding sequences here:
- the dnaN gene encoding DNA polymerase III subunit beta codes for the protein MNFSINRKSFLTNLEKVSKIIDYKNFIPSLLGIVIEVKPNTISLITTNDNLSIKCNLEAGKNNLEIKEVGNILIKGKYILDVLRKMEDDVISLSNVEKNLLFISGKKSEFLLNLLDYEEFPMIGFRKKGDGIKIDSQELKKAINQTIISVNEYNQKIALTGLNFHIENNDFFITGTDNYRVSRKMLQVENNKEKFEANMPFKSAHELVRVLSDSQECKIIFSESLLSFVTEETIFQTTLLEGNFPNVKVIFPSSFNTTIKTNTKAFNNVIYRADIPNEENEITVINIQIQGNTIFVKSKIKSIGSFEEEFKEFTIEGDDEQNVFFNSRFLLDSLKTFETKTITIKFIDSKKPVIIYSEEEPGLNQIILPMFSN